In Enterobacter sp. 638, a single window of DNA contains:
- a CDS encoding DUF2919 domain-containing protein: MKSTEFHPGDYDVHGRVRLPFLFWCVLLLQARTWVLFVVAGASRDQGNTLLNLFYPDHDNFWLGLLPGVPAVMAFLLSGRRQHFPRVWNSLRWLLVLAQVVLLVWQPLLWFYGEPLSGIGITLVVVDIVALIWLLTNPRLRASFALVKD, encoded by the coding sequence ATGAAGAGTACTGAATTCCATCCCGGCGATTATGACGTGCACGGGCGCGTCAGACTGCCATTTTTATTCTGGTGCGTGTTGTTGCTCCAGGCCCGAACCTGGGTGTTGTTCGTGGTGGCAGGGGCGTCGCGCGATCAGGGAAATACGCTGCTGAATTTGTTCTATCCCGATCATGATAATTTCTGGCTCGGATTATTGCCCGGCGTGCCTGCGGTAATGGCTTTTTTGCTAAGCGGACGGCGACAGCATTTCCCGCGCGTGTGGAATAGCCTGCGATGGCTGTTAGTTCTGGCGCAGGTCGTGTTACTTGTCTGGCAACCGCTGCTCTGGTTTTACGGTGAGCCGCTGAGCGGTATCGGGATTACGCTGGTGGTTGTCGACATCGTGGCGCTGATTTGGCTTTTGACCAATCCCCGCCTGCGCGCCAGTTTTGCCCTCGTAAAAGATTAA
- a CDS encoding Dyp-type peroxidase produces MSQVQSGILPEHCRAAIWIEANVKGDMDALRAASKIFIDKLDTFQAKFPDAHLGAVVAFGNNVWRQLSGGEGAEELKDFIPYGKGLAPATQYDVLIHILSLRHDVNFSVAQAAVEAFGDSVEVQDEVHGFRWVEDRDLSGFVDGTENPAGEETRRDVAVIKDGVDAGGSYVFVQRWEHNLKQLNRMSVHDQEMMIGRTKDANEEIDGDDRPVTSHLTRVDLKEDGKGLKIVRQSLPYGMASGTHGLYFCAYCARLYNIEQQLLSMFGDTDGKRDAMLRFTKPVTGGYYFAPSVERLLAL; encoded by the coding sequence ATGTCTCAGGTTCAGAGTGGCATTTTGCCAGAACATTGCCGCGCGGCGATTTGGATTGAAGCCAATGTCAAAGGGGATATGGATGCCCTGCGTGCGGCCAGTAAAATTTTTATCGATAAACTGGACACCTTCCAGGCCAAATTCCCGGACGCGCATCTCGGTGCCGTCGTGGCTTTTGGCAATAACGTCTGGCGTCAGCTGAGCGGTGGCGAAGGGGCAGAAGAGCTAAAAGACTTTATCCCTTACGGTAAAGGTTTGGCTCCCGCGACTCAATACGACGTGCTGATCCATATCCTTTCTCTGCGTCACGATGTGAACTTCTCGGTGGCGCAGGCTGCGGTGGAAGCCTTTGGTGACAGCGTTGAAGTGCAGGATGAGGTTCACGGCTTCCGCTGGGTGGAAGATCGCGATTTGAGCGGCTTTGTTGATGGCACGGAAAACCCGGCGGGTGAAGAGACGCGTCGCGACGTGGCGGTCATCAAAGATGGCGTGGACGCAGGTGGCAGCTACGTGTTCGTGCAGCGTTGGGAGCACAATCTCAAGCAGCTTAACCGCATGAGCGTGCACGACCAGGAAATGATGATTGGTCGCACGAAAGACGCCAACGAAGAGATCGACGGCGACGACCGTCCGGTGACCTCTCACCTGACCCGCGTTGACCTGAAAGAAGACGGCAAAGGCCTGAAAATTGTCCGCCAGAGCCTGCCTTACGGCATGGCAAGCGGCACGCACGGTCTGTATTTTTGCGCCTACTGTGCACGCCTGTATAACATTGAGCAGCAGCTGCTGAGCATGTTTGGTGACACCGACGGCAAGCGCGACGCCATGCTGCGCTTCACTAAACCCGTGACCGGCGGCTATTACTTTGCGCCGTCCGTTGAGCGTTTGCTTGCGCTGTAA
- the cysW gene encoding sulfate/thiosulfate ABC transporter permease CysW: protein MAEVTQLKRYDAPRFNWGKWFLIVTGMLVSAFILVVPMVYIFVQAFSKGIMPALQNLADPDMLHAIWLTVMIALITVPVNLVFGVLLAWLVTRFNFPGRQLLLTLLDIPFAVSPVVAGLVYLLFYGSNGPLGGWLDEHNLQIMFAWPGMVLVTIFVTCPFVVRELVPVMLSQGSHEDEAAILLGASGWQMFRRVTLPNIRWALLYGVVLTNARAIGEFGAVSVVSGSIRGETLSLPLQIELLEQDYNTVGSFTAAALLTLMAILTLFLKSVVQWRLENQEKRLQQEGNHEH from the coding sequence ATGGCGGAAGTGACTCAATTGAAGCGCTATGACGCGCCCCGATTTAACTGGGGAAAATGGTTTCTGATTGTCACCGGCATGCTGGTGTCAGCGTTTATTCTCGTCGTGCCGATGGTGTATATCTTCGTGCAGGCGTTCAGCAAAGGGATTATGCCCGCGCTGCAAAACCTGGCCGACCCGGACATGCTGCATGCCATCTGGCTGACGGTGATGATTGCGCTGATTACCGTGCCAGTGAATCTGGTGTTCGGGGTTTTGCTGGCGTGGCTGGTGACGCGATTTAACTTTCCTGGCCGCCAGCTGCTGCTGACGCTGCTGGATATTCCGTTTGCGGTATCGCCAGTGGTTGCCGGTCTGGTGTATCTGCTTTTCTACGGCTCTAACGGCCCGCTGGGTGGCTGGCTCGATGAGCACAACCTGCAAATCATGTTTGCGTGGCCGGGCATGGTGCTGGTGACCATTTTTGTGACCTGTCCGTTTGTGGTGCGTGAGCTGGTTCCGGTGATGTTAAGCCAGGGCAGCCACGAAGACGAAGCCGCGATTTTGCTCGGCGCATCCGGCTGGCAAATGTTCCGCCGTGTAACGCTACCGAATATTCGCTGGGCGTTGCTGTATGGCGTGGTGCTGACCAACGCGCGTGCAATTGGTGAGTTTGGCGCAGTCTCGGTTGTATCCGGCTCGATTCGCGGCGAAACCCTGTCGCTGCCGTTACAAATAGAACTGCTGGAGCAGGACTACAATACCGTCGGCTCCTTTACCGCCGCAGCGCTGTTGACGCTGATGGCAATTTTGACTCTGTTTTTGAAGAGTGTGGTGCAGTGGCGTTTAGAGAATCAGGAAAAACGCCTGCAGCAGGAGGGAAATCATGAGCATTGA
- a CDS encoding GNAT family acetyltransferase has product MEIRVFRQEDFEEVITLWERCDLLRPWNDPEMDIERKVNHDVSLFLVAEVNGEVVGTVMGGYDGHRGSAYYLGVHPEYRARGIANALLNRLEKKLIARGCPKIQIMVREDNDVVLGMYERLGYEHADVLNLGKRLIEDEEY; this is encoded by the coding sequence ATGGAGATACGCGTTTTTCGCCAGGAAGATTTCGAAGAGGTGATTACCCTTTGGGAACGCTGCGATCTGTTGCGTCCGTGGAACGATCCGGAAATGGATATCGAGCGAAAGGTTAATCATGACGTCAGTCTGTTCCTGGTGGCCGAAGTCAACGGTGAAGTGGTGGGCACGGTGATGGGCGGTTACGACGGGCATCGCGGCTCGGCCTATTACCTGGGTGTGCACCCGGAATACCGCGCTCGCGGCATTGCCAATGCGTTGCTTAATCGCCTGGAAAAGAAGTTGATCGCGCGTGGCTGCCCGAAGATTCAAATCATGGTGCGCGAAGATAACGATGTGGTGCTGGGGATGTATGAACGCCTCGGCTATGAACATGCCGATGTGTTGAATCTGGGTAAGCGCCTGATCGAAGATGAAGAGTACTGA
- the hemF gene encoding oxygen-dependent coproporphyrinogen oxidase → MKPNVQQVKTFLMQLQDDICQKLSAVDGGEFHEDSWQREAGGGGRSRVLRNGGVFEQAGVNFSHVHGDAMPASATAHRPELAGRSFEAMGVSLVVHPQSPFVPTSHANVRFFIAEKPGADPVWWFGGGFDLTPYYGFEEDAVHWHRTARDICQPFGEEVYPKYKKWCDDYFYLKHRDEQRGIGGLFFDDLNAPDFDTAFNFMQAVGQGYTDAYLPIVERRRNTDYGVREREFQLYRRGRYVEFNLVWDRGTLFGLQTGGRTESILMSMPPLVRWEYSFEPKEGSPEAALAEFIKVRDWI, encoded by the coding sequence ATGAAACCGAATGTACAGCAGGTCAAAACGTTTCTGATGCAGCTTCAGGATGACATTTGCCAGAAACTCAGCGCCGTTGACGGCGGCGAATTCCACGAAGACAGCTGGCAGCGTGAAGCCGGCGGCGGCGGACGCAGCCGGGTGTTGCGTAACGGCGGCGTGTTCGAACAGGCAGGCGTCAACTTTTCTCACGTTCATGGCGATGCGATGCCAGCCTCCGCGACGGCGCATCGTCCAGAGCTTGCAGGGCGCAGTTTTGAAGCGATGGGCGTTTCGCTGGTGGTCCATCCGCAAAGCCCTTTTGTCCCGACCAGCCACGCCAACGTGCGCTTTTTTATTGCTGAAAAGCCCGGTGCCGATCCGGTCTGGTGGTTTGGCGGTGGTTTCGACTTAACGCCTTATTACGGCTTTGAAGAAGACGCCGTGCACTGGCACCGCACCGCGCGGGATATTTGCCAGCCGTTTGGCGAAGAGGTTTATCCGAAGTATAAAAAATGGTGCGATGACTATTTCTATCTTAAGCATCGCGATGAACAGCGCGGCATCGGCGGCCTGTTCTTTGACGATCTTAATGCGCCAGATTTTGACACCGCGTTTAACTTTATGCAGGCCGTCGGCCAGGGATATACCGACGCCTACCTGCCGATAGTGGAACGTCGCAGAAACACCGATTACGGCGTACGCGAGCGCGAGTTCCAGCTGTATCGCCGTGGGCGTTACGTGGAATTTAATCTGGTGTGGGATCGCGGCACGCTGTTTGGCCTGCAAACCGGGGGGCGCACGGAGTCGATTCTGATGTCGATGCCGCCGCTGGTGCGCTGGGAATACAGTTTTGAACCAAAAGAAGGCAGCCCTGAGGCTGCCCTTGCTGAGTTTATAAAAGTGCGGGACTGGATTTAA
- the tal gene encoding transaldolase, which translates to MNQLDGIKQFTTVVADSGDIESIRHYQPQDATTNPSLLLKAASLEHFSHLIDDAIAYGKQRGKTQEQQVAEASDKLAVNIGAEILKSIPGRVSTEVDARLSFDQEKSIAKAHRLVELYQEQGIDKSRILIKLASTWEGIRAAEVLEKEGINCNLTLLFSFAQARACAEAGVYLVSPFVGRIYDWYQAKQPMEPYVVDEDPGVKSVRNIYDYYKQHRYETIVMGASFRRIEQILALAGCDRLTLSPNLLQELQDHDEPVMRKLVPTSTVLPKPKPLTEAEFRWEHNQDPMAVDKLADGIRLFAVDQRKLEDLLAAKL; encoded by the coding sequence ATGAACCAACTAGACGGCATCAAACAATTCACGACAGTGGTCGCGGATAGCGGCGATATCGAGTCGATTCGTCACTACCAGCCACAAGATGCGACTACCAATCCCTCGCTGCTGCTGAAAGCCGCGAGCCTTGAGCATTTCAGCCATCTGATTGACGACGCTATCGCCTACGGTAAGCAACGCGGCAAGACTCAGGAACAGCAAGTGGCCGAGGCCAGCGACAAACTGGCGGTGAATATCGGTGCGGAAATTCTGAAAAGCATACCCGGACGCGTCTCGACGGAAGTGGACGCGCGCCTGTCATTCGACCAGGAAAAAAGCATCGCCAAAGCGCACCGACTGGTCGAGCTGTATCAGGAGCAAGGCATCGATAAATCGCGCATTTTGATCAAACTGGCCTCCACCTGGGAGGGTATCCGCGCCGCCGAAGTGCTGGAAAAAGAAGGGATCAACTGCAACCTGACGCTGCTGTTCTCGTTTGCACAGGCACGCGCTTGTGCTGAAGCGGGCGTGTATCTGGTCTCGCCGTTTGTCGGTCGTATTTATGACTGGTATCAGGCCAAACAACCGATGGAACCGTACGTGGTGGATGAAGATCCCGGCGTGAAATCGGTGCGCAATATCTACGATTACTACAAGCAGCACCGCTACGAAACCATTGTGATGGGGGCAAGCTTCCGTCGTATCGAGCAGATTCTGGCGCTGGCGGGCTGCGACCGCCTCACCCTCTCCCCTAACCTGTTACAAGAGCTTCAGGACCACGATGAGCCGGTGATGCGCAAGCTGGTGCCGACCTCTACCGTGCTGCCAAAACCGAAACCGTTAACGGAAGCCGAGTTCCGCTGGGAACACAATCAGGACCCAATGGCCGTGGATAAACTGGCAGATGGCATTCGCCTCTTCGCCGTTGACCAGCGCAAACTGGAAGATCTTCTTGCCGCCAAACTTTAA
- a CDS encoding RpoE-regulated lipoprotein — MKSLRLVLCALPLMLTGCSTLSSISSINWSAAYPWNWFGSSTEVTDQGVGNITAATALDQDAIESALGSGYRLRSGMKTENGNIVRYFEALKDDKLAMVINGDKGTVNRIDVMDSEIETDTGVKVGTPFSELYQKAFGNCTSAVAEEKVAVECKADGRQHISYLFTGEWSGPEGLMPSDDTLKNWKISKIIWKQ; from the coding sequence ATGAAATCGCTGCGTTTAGTTTTATGTGCTCTGCCGCTGATGTTAACGGGGTGTTCGACACTCTCGTCGATCTCCTCGATTAACTGGTCGGCAGCGTATCCGTGGAACTGGTTTGGTTCATCCACCGAAGTGACCGACCAAGGCGTGGGCAATATTACCGCCGCAACGGCGCTGGATCAGGACGCCATCGAATCCGCATTAGGCAGCGGTTACCGCCTGCGCAGCGGGATGAAAACGGAAAATGGCAATATCGTCCGCTACTTTGAAGCGCTGAAAGACGACAAGCTGGCGATGGTGATTAACGGCGATAAAGGCACGGTAAATCGCATCGACGTAATGGACAGCGAGATTGAAACCGACACCGGCGTGAAGGTGGGGACGCCGTTCAGCGAGCTTTATCAGAAAGCATTCGGCAACTGCACCAGCGCCGTTGCTGAAGAGAAAGTCGCCGTGGAATGTAAAGCCGATGGCCGCCAGCATATTAGCTATCTCTTCACCGGCGAATGGAGTGGCCCGGAAGGCTTAATGCCGTCTGACGATACGCTCAAAAACTGGAAAATCAGCAAGATTATCTGGAAGCAGTAA
- the amiA gene encoding N-acetylmuramoyl-L-alanine amidase AmiA: MSTFKPLKTLTSRRQVLKAGLAALTLTGIAQAQAKDDSTLKTANGHSKPKVKKAGAKRVVMLDPGHGGIDTGAIGRNGSKEKHVVLAIAKNVRSILRSNGIDARLTRSGDTFIPLYDRVEIAHQHGADLFMSIHADGFTNPSAAGASVFALSNRGASSAMAKYLSDRENRADEVAGKKTTDKDHLLQQVLFDLVQTDTIKNSLTLGSHILKRIKPVHRLHSKGTEQAAFVVLKSPSIPSVLVETSFITNPEEERLLGTTAFRQKIANAIASGVISYFNWFDNQKAHSSRRR; the protein is encoded by the coding sequence ATGAGCACATTCAAACCATTAAAAACACTCACATCGCGTCGTCAGGTTCTCAAAGCGGGGCTGGCGGCCTTAACGTTAACCGGCATTGCGCAAGCGCAAGCAAAAGATGACAGCACGCTGAAAACGGCTAACGGTCACAGTAAACCGAAGGTTAAAAAGGCAGGAGCAAAGCGGGTCGTGATGCTAGATCCCGGTCACGGCGGCATCGATACCGGGGCTATCGGGCGCAACGGTTCTAAAGAAAAACACGTTGTGTTGGCGATTGCGAAAAATGTCCGCTCAATCCTGCGGAGCAACGGTATTGACGCGCGTTTAACCCGCAGCGGCGACACCTTTATTCCGCTGTACGATCGCGTGGAAATCGCCCACCAGCACGGCGCGGATTTGTTTATGTCGATCCACGCTGACGGTTTTACCAACCCCAGCGCGGCGGGTGCTTCCGTGTTTGCTTTGTCGAATCGCGGCGCGAGTAGCGCCATGGCGAAATACCTTTCCGATCGCGAAAACCGCGCAGATGAAGTGGCCGGTAAAAAAACCACGGATAAAGATCATCTCCTGCAACAGGTGCTGTTTGATCTGGTCCAGACGGACACCATCAAAAACAGCCTGACGCTCGGCTCGCACATTTTAAAGCGTATTAAGCCCGTGCATCGCCTGCACAGCAAAGGGACCGAGCAAGCGGCGTTTGTGGTGCTGAAATCGCCGTCGATTCCGTCTGTGCTGGTCGAAACTTCATTTATCACCAATCCGGAAGAAGAGCGTCTGCTCGGAACAACGGCGTTTCGCCAGAAAATCGCCAATGCGATTGCCTCCGGGGTGATCAGTTATTTCAACTGGTTTGATAACCAAAAAGCCCACTCGTCGAGACGCCGATGA
- the cysT gene encoding sulfate/thiosulfate ABC transporter permease CysT gives MFAVSSRRVLPGFTLSLGTSLLFVCLILLLPLSALVMQLAQMSWAQYWEVITNPQVVAAYKVTLLSAFVASIFNGVFGLLMAWILTRYRFPGRVLLDALMDLPFALPTAVAGLTLASLFSVNGFYGEWLAKFDIKVTYTWLGIAVAMAFTSIPFVVRTVQPVLEELGPEYEEAAETLGATRIQSFCKVVLPELSPALLAGVALSFTRSLGEFGAVIFIAGNIAWKTEVTSLMIFVRLQEFDYPAASAIASVILAASLMLLFSINTLQSRFGRRVVGH, from the coding sequence ATGTTTGCTGTTTCTTCCAGACGCGTGCTGCCGGGCTTTACTCTAAGTCTCGGGACCAGCCTGCTGTTCGTTTGCCTGATTTTGCTGTTGCCGTTAAGCGCGCTGGTGATGCAGCTCGCGCAGATGAGCTGGGCGCAATACTGGGAAGTGATTACCAACCCGCAGGTCGTGGCGGCGTATAAAGTGACGCTGCTGTCGGCGTTTGTGGCTTCCATTTTCAACGGCGTGTTTGGCCTGCTGATGGCGTGGATTTTAACCCGCTACCGCTTTCCGGGCCGCGTGCTGCTGGATGCGTTGATGGATCTGCCGTTCGCGCTGCCCACCGCCGTTGCGGGTTTAACGCTGGCGTCGCTGTTCTCCGTCAATGGTTTTTACGGCGAGTGGCTGGCGAAATTTGATATCAAAGTGACCTACACCTGGCTCGGTATTGCGGTGGCGATGGCCTTCACCAGCATTCCGTTTGTGGTGCGTACCGTGCAGCCCGTACTCGAAGAGTTAGGCCCCGAGTACGAAGAGGCGGCAGAAACGCTCGGTGCCACGCGTATTCAGAGCTTTTGCAAAGTGGTGTTGCCTGAGCTGTCTCCGGCGCTGCTGGCTGGTGTTGCGCTCTCTTTTACCCGCAGCCTGGGCGAGTTCGGCGCGGTGATTTTCATCGCGGGTAATATCGCGTGGAAAACCGAAGTTACCTCGCTGATGATTTTTGTGCGCTTGCAGGAGTTTGACTATCCGGCCGCGAGCGCGATTGCCTCGGTGATTTTGGCTGCCTCCCTGATGCTGCTGTTCTCGATTAACACTCTGCAAAGTCGCTTTGGTCGACGCGTGGTAGGTCATTAA
- a CDS encoding sulfate ABC transporter substrate-binding protein, which translates to MVITVLKKSTLAMAGLLLMGQAQATELLNSSYDVSRELFAALNPPFEQQWAKENNGDKLTIKQSHAGSSKQALAILQGLKADVVTYNQITDVQILHDKGNLIPANWQSRLPNNSSPFYSTMGFLVRKGNPKNIHSWNDLVRPDVKLIFPNPKTSGNARYTYLAAWGAADKADGGDKAKTEQFMTQFLKNVEVFDTGGRGATTTFAERGLGDVLISFESEVNNIRKQYEAQGFEVVIPETNILAEFPVAWVDKNVKANGTEKAAKDYLNFLYSPQAQTIITDYYYRVNNPDVMNKLKDKFPQTELFRVEDKFGSWPEVMKTHFVTGGELDKLLAAGRK; encoded by the coding sequence ATGGTCATTACCGTACTGAAAAAAAGCACTTTGGCCATGGCGGGCTTATTGCTGATGGGGCAGGCGCAGGCCACTGAGTTGCTCAATAGCTCCTATGATGTCTCGCGCGAGCTTTTTGCGGCCCTGAACCCACCGTTTGAACAGCAGTGGGCGAAAGAGAATAACGGCGACAAGCTGACCATCAAACAATCTCACGCCGGTTCTTCAAAACAGGCGCTGGCGATTTTGCAGGGTCTGAAAGCCGATGTGGTGACGTACAACCAGATTACCGACGTGCAGATCCTACATGACAAAGGTAACCTGATCCCAGCGAACTGGCAGAGCCGTTTGCCGAATAACAGCTCGCCGTTCTACTCCACCATGGGCTTCCTGGTGCGTAAGGGTAACCCGAAAAATATTCATAGCTGGAATGATCTGGTGCGTCCTGATGTGAAGCTGATTTTCCCGAATCCAAAAACGTCCGGTAACGCGCGCTATACCTATCTGGCAGCATGGGGTGCAGCGGACAAAGCGGACGGTGGTGACAAAGCCAAAACCGAACAGTTTATGACGCAGTTCCTGAAAAACGTCGAAGTGTTTGATACCGGTGGTCGCGGGGCGACAACCACATTCGCAGAGCGCGGTCTGGGCGATGTGCTGATCAGTTTCGAATCGGAAGTGAACAACATCCGCAAACAGTATGAAGCGCAGGGTTTCGAGGTGGTGATTCCTGAGACCAATATTCTGGCGGAGTTCCCGGTTGCCTGGGTTGATAAAAATGTCAAAGCCAACGGGACCGAAAAGGCTGCGAAGGATTACCTGAATTTCCTTTACAGCCCGCAGGCGCAAACCATCATCACCGATTACTACTATCGCGTGAACAATCCGGACGTGATGAACAAACTGAAAGATAAATTCCCGCAGACAGAGCTGTTCCGCGTGGAAGACAAGTTTGGCTCGTGGCCGGAAGTGATGAAAACGCATTTTGTCACCGGCGGTGAGTTAGACAAACTGCTGGCGGCGGGGCGTAAGTAA
- the maeB gene encoding NADP-dependent oxaloacetate-decarboxylating malate dehydrogenase, translated as MDDQLKQSALDFHQFPVPGKIQVSPTKPLATQRDLALAYSPGVAAPCLEIQKDPLAAFKYTARGNLVAVISNGTAVLGLGNIGALAGKPVMEGKGVLFKKFAGIDVFDIEVDELDPDKFINVVAALEPTFGGINLEDIKAPECFYIEQKLRERMNIPVFHDDQHGTAIISTAAILNGLRVVEKTLSDVRMVVSGAGAAAIACMNLLVALGMQKHNIVVCDSKGVIYKGREPNMAETKAAYAVEDDGKRTLDDVIDGADIFLGCSGPGVLTPEMVKKMARAPLILALANPEPEILPPLAKAVREDAIICTGRSDYPNQVNNVLCFPFIFRGALDVGATAINEEMKLAAVHAIAELAHAEQSDVVASAYGDQDLSFGPDYIIPKPFDPRLIVKIAPAVAKAAMDSGVATRPIEDFDAYVDKLTEFVYKTNLFMKPIFSQARTDAKRVVLAEGEEARVLHATQELVSLGLAKPILIGRPSVIEMRIQKLGLQIKAGVDFEIVNNESDPRFKEYWSEYYSIMKRRGITQEQAQRAVIANTTVIGAIMVHRGEADALICGTIGDYHEHFSVVQEIFGYREGVHTAGAMNALLLPSGNTFIADTYVNDDPTPEQLAEITVMAAETVRRFGIEPKVALLSHSNFGSSKSAAACKMRETLELVRKRAPELMIDGEMHGDAALVESIRNERMPDSPLKGSANVLIMPNVEAARISYNLLRVSSSEGVTVGPVLMGVSKPVHVLTPIASVRRIVNMVALAVVEAQTQPL; from the coding sequence ATGGATGATCAGTTAAAACAGAGCGCCCTCGATTTTCATCAATTCCCCGTACCGGGCAAAATCCAGGTTTCACCGACTAAGCCACTCGCCACTCAGCGCGATCTGGCGCTGGCTTATTCGCCGGGCGTGGCAGCGCCTTGCCTAGAGATTCAAAAAGACCCACTCGCCGCGTTCAAATACACCGCACGTGGCAATCTGGTTGCCGTCATTTCTAACGGTACGGCGGTGCTTGGGCTGGGCAATATCGGTGCACTGGCCGGAAAACCGGTGATGGAAGGCAAGGGCGTACTGTTCAAAAAATTCGCCGGGATCGATGTGTTTGATATCGAAGTGGATGAACTCGATCCGGATAAATTTATCAACGTGGTCGCCGCGCTGGAACCGACGTTCGGTGGGATTAACCTCGAAGACATCAAAGCGCCGGAATGTTTTTACATTGAGCAGAAACTGCGTGAACGTATGAACATTCCTGTGTTCCATGACGATCAGCACGGCACAGCGATCATCAGCACAGCCGCCATTCTGAATGGTCTGCGCGTGGTCGAGAAAACGCTCTCTGATGTTCGCATGGTGGTGTCCGGAGCAGGTGCGGCAGCGATTGCCTGTATGAACCTGCTGGTGGCGCTGGGCATGCAGAAGCACAACATCGTGGTGTGCGATTCGAAAGGGGTTATTTACAAAGGCCGCGAGCCAAACATGGCCGAAACCAAAGCCGCGTACGCGGTGGAGGATGACGGCAAACGCACTCTGGATGATGTGATTGACGGTGCGGATATTTTCCTCGGGTGCTCTGGCCCTGGCGTATTGACGCCAGAAATGGTCAAGAAAATGGCGCGCGCACCGCTGATTCTGGCGCTGGCGAACCCGGAACCGGAAATCCTGCCGCCGCTGGCAAAAGCGGTGCGTGAAGACGCGATTATTTGCACCGGGCGTTCTGATTATCCGAACCAGGTGAACAACGTCCTGTGCTTCCCGTTCATCTTCCGCGGTGCGCTGGATGTGGGTGCAACGGCGATTAACGAAGAGATGAAGCTGGCGGCGGTACACGCCATTGCTGAACTGGCGCACGCCGAGCAAAGCGACGTCGTGGCATCCGCGTACGGCGATCAGGATCTGAGCTTTGGTCCGGATTACATTATTCCTAAACCGTTCGACCCGCGCCTGATCGTCAAGATCGCCCCAGCCGTTGCCAAAGCGGCAATGGATTCCGGTGTGGCGACGCGTCCGATTGAGGATTTTGACGCTTACGTCGATAAGCTCACTGAATTCGTCTATAAAACAAACCTGTTCATGAAACCGATTTTCTCGCAGGCGCGTACTGACGCAAAACGCGTGGTGCTAGCCGAGGGGGAAGAGGCGCGCGTGCTGCATGCCACGCAGGAACTGGTGTCGCTGGGGCTGGCGAAACCGATTCTGATTGGTCGTCCGAGCGTTATCGAAATGCGTATCCAGAAACTTGGCTTGCAGATTAAGGCGGGCGTGGATTTTGAGATCGTCAACAACGAATCCGATCCGCGCTTTAAAGAGTACTGGAGCGAGTACTACAGCATCATGAAGCGCCGCGGAATCACGCAGGAACAGGCGCAGCGCGCAGTGATTGCTAACACAACGGTGATCGGCGCGATCATGGTTCATCGTGGCGAAGCGGATGCGCTGATCTGCGGTACGATTGGCGATTATCACGAACATTTCAGCGTGGTGCAGGAGATTTTCGGCTATCGCGAAGGCGTCCACACCGCTGGTGCGATGAACGCGCTGTTGCTGCCTAGCGGCAACACCTTTATCGCGGATACCTACGTCAATGACGATCCTACGCCGGAGCAGCTGGCAGAAATCACCGTGATGGCGGCTGAAACCGTGCGTCGTTTTGGTATCGAACCAAAAGTGGCGCTGCTGTCGCATTCGAACTTTGGCTCATCCAAATCTGCGGCGGCATGCAAAATGCGCGAGACGCTGGAACTGGTGCGCAAACGTGCGCCGGAGCTGATGATTGACGGTGAGATGCACGGCGATGCCGCGCTGGTCGAAAGCATTCGTAACGAACGTATGCCGGACAGCCCGCTGAAAGGCTCGGCGAACGTGCTGATTATGCCGAATGTCGAAGCGGCGCGTATCAGCTATAACCTGCTGCGCGTGTCGAGTTCTGAAGGGGTGACGGTCGGACCGGTGCTGATGGGCGTGTCGAAACCGGTGCATGTGTTAACGCCGATTGCTTCTGTGCGTCGCATTGTGAACATGGTGGCGCTGGCGGTGGTTGAAGCGCAGACACAGCCGCTGTAA